ATACTGGAAGTTGGGGATTTTCGGGATGCCGCCGGAATCCTTGTACTGATCCAACGTCGCTTGCCAGGCACCGGCGTACCACGCCCAGTCGACGTTCTTCTTCGACAACTTGTCGCCAATGTGCTCGTGGGTCTGGGGCACCATGACGTTGGGCAGATCGGCTTTGGAATACGCCGGGCGCTCCGGGTCGCGAATCCACGTCGGCCAGTACGGCGGGGCGAGGGTGTTGACCCCGTAACCGTCCGGGGTCAGCGCGCTCGGGCCGAACTGCGGCGGGCCGGTCATGGCGCTGGCCGGGGATTGCTCCAGCGGCTTGAGGCGCGAGTCGGCCGGGTCGTCGCTTTGCAGCGCAGCGATCTGACTCTTGGCGACCGAACTGGCGACGTTCGGGTAGAACGGCGCGGTGGCGCTGATCAGGTATTGGTGATTGAGGAACGAGCCACCGAAGGCGCCCTGGAAGAAGTTGTCGCACAGCACAAATTCCTGGGCCACGTCCCACAAACGCAGGGAGTAACGGCTCTGGGCATAGTGGCCCATGGTCAGGCCTCCCGAGTCGGCCCAGGCAACGAAGCCGTCGTTCTTGCCACCGTTGATCTGCATTTGGTTCTGATAGAACACGTGCCACAAATCGCGAGTCACCAGGCCGAGCGGCAAGTCCTCGGCGTTCGGTCCTTTGAGGGCGAAAGGCGCGTTGGGCAGGTTTTCTTGAAACTGGACCGCGTTGGGATAAGTCACGCCATCGAGAGTCTGCGGGCCGATCTGCAACACACCGCCCCAGGCCGGCGGCAGGGTCTGCAGCAGGCTGCCGTCGCGGTCACGCTGTTGATAGTCGGCAGGCTTGAGCGCCGACAACGGTTTTTCGACT
The sequence above is a segment of the Pseudomonas sp. HS6 genome. Coding sequences within it:
- the acpA gene encoding acid phosphatase, which produces MNDDADGKDPSSPEFDNPTDSSRRRFLGGVAVLGVGATLAGCGNAGDQPGKPDERPLSPTELDKALRDQVKTVVVIYAENRSFNNLFGDFPGVEKPLSALKPADYQQRDRDGSLLQTLPPAWGGVLQIGPQTLDGVTYPNAVQFQENLPNAPFALKGPNAEDLPLGLVTRDLWHVFYQNQMQINGGKNDGFVAWADSGGLTMGHYAQSRYSLRLWDVAQEFVLCDNFFQGAFGGSFLNHQYLISATAPFYPNVASSVAKSQIAALQSDDPADSRLKPLEQSPASAMTGPPQFGPSALTPDGYGVNTLAPPYWPTWIRDPERPAYSKADLPNVMVPQTHEHIGDKLSKKNVDWAWYAGAWQATLDQYKDSGGIPKIPNFQYHHQPFNYFQQQGPEHPEERSKRLRDAGLGDESSTNKFFADAEAGKLPAVSFYKPQGNLNMHAGYADVASGDRHIVRALKVLRESPQWKNMVVIVTVDENGGWWDHVAPPKGDRWGPGSRVPALVVSPFARKGTVDHTVYDTASILRLITRVFQLETLAGIKQRDDAMIGRGQKPMGDLTNALHFKA